The DNA sequence CTAGTTACGAAGGTTCGATGGTCGAAATTGCGAAAGAATCGGTATTGCTTCGTAGACTTTTTGATTAGGTTTCGAGGTTGTGGATATCTAGACAGTAAGGTGTGGCGTTCGATGTTCTGAGGTAAAATGTGCCTCGGTTTctgcaataattttaaaaagggaagcagattttcaaattttctttaattttttttttttactccgattaaaaattcagcaaaTCATTTTGGGCTTGACATGATACTCTAATTATGCTTTGCGCAGGTAGTTTTTAgtcataaaattaaacaaacctAATATTGCTGGCATCGCCCATCAATGCGTAGGGATTCGAGTCACAGTCACCATGTGAGAAATGTTTCCACGAACCGCAGCGAACTGCTCTGAACCCAGTTGGTCGACGAATAGATTCAAAATAGTAAATGGGAGCACGACTATGTGAACACAACACTGTAAATAAGATACATTAATTGTCTTAATTTCTTACAATAATTAGTTAACGGTTAGGGGACAAATTTCAGTAACAATCCTACTTTTACTTCACAGTCacaagatttatttgtaaaattgtatTGTCGAGTCATTTGTAATAAAACCTCATCTAAAGTAGATAATTTGTAGAAGAGCGAAAATCAAGCTGCATGattgttttcgaaattttcttgttcttaCCGTTGCAGCATCCTGATTGGTCCGATCCACCGTTGGGATAAAAGTCCGCATGCCCGATATGGCTCTTGATGCCAAGAGTTCCCGCACACGTGTGAATGATGTCTACATACACAGCATCAGTTTGGTGTAATCGTTTGGCAGAATCCTTTGCGATAAACATCGGTAAAGCCGGGTCCAGACCTGGTAGCGTTCGATCACGAGATTTATGAACTTTTAATTAACTCCCGGAAGCAGAGAAAGCTTTCGTCCAACGGGACTGGTGCTAAAGAGTCTGAACGCACGGCGGGGTCAACCGCACAATACCACAGACTCACTTAGAGGTAGAGATCATCTTCTGTAGGTTCGTTAATTGAACCGACGCGTTCAAGATGTTGAAAGAAAGCATGGAGTTGGCAGACATCTTTTATCATGGACACGGGAACGGAAATAATTGGAAATTTAATATACCGTCATGGAGTTTGTAGATATGGTTTGGATGTGAAGTTTTACTGCTTCGTTCAGTGATCAATACTTCTACCGTCTATTCTTTACAGAACGAAGACAtctagttatgaaaaaaagaagaaagcaaTCGTGGATTTGCATCCATCAAATTTGCTTGGGTACCATTCTTGACGGTTTCATTTTCGCATACCTTGGTTGTGGGTTCTGTTAGGTATGACTGCAGCAACGATGCCAGATAGAAAGTACAGCAATAAGTAAAGTAAAATGGATTAACGATTACTTGTGCAAATGTATTTCTCAGTTTTGTGAgcagaaaaaaactgaaagtacaaaagtaaaaataaagagaatgtATTGTGTTGCTTGAGAGGATTATGAACTCCTTGGGcgtctttttgaaaaatttcagcgaaCTGGAATACGCAAATTAATTGGACGCGTTTATCGGCATATGTAGTAcaggaataattatatttttctgatATCCCGGCAACATGGGATTCGGAAATTTAGTTATACCCAGCtataatttctgaaaaaaatttcatttcgaagCAGAGCAAAAATATCTGAGGTCGCTACACGAGGGATGGAAGGAATCAAAACTCAGGGAATGTTTAAGAATCTAAGGCAGACGATTTTGTGTACCTGTGATTCTTTCGATGACACCTAGCTTGACGTTTTTACCAGCGAATCCAGCGACGTGAGCACCAAGGCTGAAACCGATTATGTGAATTGAGGTCAAGGGCACTCCGGAGAGGATTAGCTGGTCCAGAAGTCGCCCAATCATGTCTCCAACTTTGGAGACAGCCCTGGCAGCGTCGATGTAACACGTACTGTTTGCCAAGGCACCCCAGTCCACCACGATTATGTTATACTCACCTTTTTCCAGGTAGACTGAAATCCGATGATTGATTACTTAGTGTAATATACTTATGTAAGTATAAACTAAAGTCGTGTTATCAGAGTCTTGCAGCTAACTATGTCGGATCTGCTACCGTAGTAGGTCGTACTTTGGTACTGGAATGTTACATTTTGTGTAATCAAAGTCTAGCACTGACTTTATGGCGTTGTTAAGATGAGAGCTGCGCGATTCTACAATATGTGGGTCACGCTGACTCCTCCACTCCAGTTGCTACATTTTCCCATTGCAATTACCGCGTGTACTCATTCGTAGATTGTTAATAAGAAAATGATTCTGGAGAATATACAGAATATGCAGTTTGACACTCATAAGCAAAACGGTTGCCATTGTACCTAGATAACTCGTAAAATCGTTCAAATATTGAGCTAGATTGATTTTCGTAACTCGTTACATTTCTGCCCTGACTGATGGCGATTTAGTTCAAGGTAAAAAGGACGAACCACATGCATCGCCGCAAAGAAACTAACGCGGCGGAGCGCTTAAATTTGAATGCTAAATTAGGACCAGGTCAATAGGTTCATTTTCTCATCGAGTCATCGAGAACTCCTGTACCTCCTGCAGACCCTTTCGAAGTGAAGCATTTGCGAACTGGCTCGAGAATCACGATATTACCAGCCCAAACACTCCACGAGGTTTCAATTAAATGGTAGAATATATAATAGATTGTATTCATGTGTTGCGtagggggtgaaaaatttctcaggtTAAAATGTGAGCATAATTGACGACTCCTCAAGACTCTAGGGCTATTCCGATAAGCTTGTGGTACACGAGTGACCGGTGCCCAGTAATCGCTATATCAAGCGAGGCTTAACTTTTGCCAAGTTTTAGGAGAGGAGAGCGAAGCTTGTGTTATACAGCATATTCAGCATTGATATACAGGTTGGCACGGGACGTAGGCGCCGGGCGCCGCGACGCTCCGTTTCGACGTCGCGAGTATTGATCCCGAAGTGGAGTCGCTATCTGAATGGAGCCCTCATCCTCTGGCTTTTCCACCCCCGGAAAGCGGGCTCTATTTTCTCCTACCTCCCCATGGGCCTCATCCACGCTGCCACACTCAACGCAAAACACATTAGGATGTTTCGTAATTCCTGAATTTTACTGATGCAATCAATTAGGCCCGACGTTGTCGAGTGAGGAGGAAAATTTCCCCATCATACCACAATTGCAAGATCTTCAACGATGAACTCACCGTTTTTTATGTCTATCATCTTtgtgtttgaaattgtttccGAATAGCCATGGATCAGGATCTTGATGTCTGCATTGACGATGAAATATTCTGACTGAATAATGGCGTCTTTGCTCAGTTGTTGGGGTATTCCACGTTTTTTTCGCATCACTTTCAAACGAAGAGCTTCCACCTCTTCTCCGTTGTTCAGGCTCAGCAACTCTGACTGATCTTTGTTGTTGCGGGTGTATAGTCGGAACAGAACATTTTGCTCGTTCGGAGTGATGTGCTCGTCGGACGTCATGCAGTGCCACATCTTATACATgccatttatcatttttccgaCGTCCGAATTGTTGCTAAAAGTTGTTACTTCTGtaaaattgatggaaaaaaatacagaaaagacgtattttattttaggcTTGCGACTAGTGCTGgtaatgatttattttatgatGAAGAGATGGTCCTGTTGGCCGGCTCTTTTGTAGTTTAGGAATTTAATTCTGGACAAGAAACGAACCGTAACGGATGCACAGAAGTGCGAGAAAAACTGGCACGTATCTATTTGTCGATAAAATCATATTtcgggttgaaaatttctcacttATTCATACTCATGAAActggttcaaaatttttagattgacAGGTTTCAAGAGAAAATCTATTACCTCTTGTTGGAAGGGTAGAAATGAACAGCCAACTTCAACTAGGTGAGTACACGAACAACGgagtttttcacaaaataaaagaagccGCGATTTGAACCAATGGACAAGAGCTCACCGCGAGTTATAGGCAATTACtatttcattttatgaaatttgtcCACGCAAAATGTTTCACAGAgtgaaagtgaaattgaaacatcCCCGcttaatgattaaaaaaaggaaatcaaaCTAAAATTCAATATAAGTTTATAACATcgtcaaaattcaagatgacaGAGGCGCGGCAATTTATAGGCTTTGGCGACGTGGAAAGATTTTTGGTAATCAACTTTACCTGATAACCTTTTTCACTACCCAGGCTTAATTAATCTTGGGAAACGCTTTGGGTGTAAAATTAACAAGGCAACTCGGAAATTTATTGATTCCTCACAATTATCTACTGCTGCGTGACACCTGTGTCGGATAGGCGATACCTTGAAACTTTAAATGCCAGTTCACAAGACTGCGAAGAATCAGACAGAAATACCTTGTAACGGTTGTTGCGCAGTAACTTAATGTGAACGTGAACACGATCCTTTAGCTCAAGCAACttgcaacttttttcttttttgataaaaacacACGCAGGCTTGCGTTTCTAACTAACTTGATAATTGCTCCGATTCAATAGGTTTCAAGCTACAAACGTATAACTGGCGGCTGCGAGTTCGATATCGATAAATATGGACCCTACATTGACGCGGTTAAACACGTGTTAGTCCCAAGCCTTGAGAAGCAAGTTCTATTCTTCTTGGAGCGGTTCGTTTATAATGAGGAATTTCAGCAATCATCCTATCAGTCCTACCTGAGTAGATACAGAAAATCGATGCTGACTGCTTATGAAAAGTACAACGAAATCGGTACTTCGATCGAGGCTGTGCGAGATCTGCTCACCGTGGATCACCTCGTGGATTTTTTGTCACATCCTTTGCTCACAAACAGCAGGCTGACAAGGGTAATCGATGATCTGGATGCCATGGAAATTGAGAAACATTGGCTGAGCTACGTCAATGTTCTCAACTATATCAACGAGAAGGATTACTGGGTCTGCGCATCTTCTAAGTAAGTTTTCTGGATAGAAGTGTTCGAGCTAGCAATTAATGCACCGAATACCTTTCGCGTAGCCTGCATATTTCGTTTGcgaatatatattatgtataatgtgtGTACTCTCATTCCAGCAATATTTCCAGGCAGCACAGCAGCTTGTGTACATCAAGTCGTGGCAACATGCTGAGCGATAgtaacgtgaaaaaaagttggaacaATTTCGGACACAGGAGAGGACAAAAAAGGACCAGGAAGCTAACTGCGTCCCACGCTAGCAGGAAACACTACAAATTGGAACGTCTGGTACAATTGTCAGATAGCGGATCATTCAGAGTGACGGAGAGTTTGTATGACTTGTTGAAGAATAGCTGGGACTTTGGGGGTATTTTGAAGACAAAGCGAAGGTTCAAAAGTAACTCTGGTGGCTTGAGAAAATCTGTTCTTGCTAACTATCGAAAAAGGCATCGGGAGGCTGACTGGAAAAATGAGAATTTAACCCTTATCATCAGGAAGATGAACGGAATGGCGCCTCCACTGACGGAGAAGGAAAACCAGCGAAACTCGGAGGTCAAAACTACTTTCTCGCTGCCTTGCAAAGTCGATCAGCTGCTCAGGAAGTTGGATAGATTCGACCCATCATTGTACAAGATTCACTGCAGTTGTgttcgaagaaaattttataccaaaTTGTACAACGTTTGTTCTTGCCTGAATAATTTGCTCGGCAGAATGAatccaaaaataattaacttgACGTATTTGGTGTGTGAAATCCGAAAAGAttacttgaattttaaattgaaacagTCACCGCCACTGAGGCGCAACTCGAGCCTTTTTTCTGCAAGGATTATGACCTGTGATGCGCTGTACAATTGCAATCTCAAGAAAGGTGGTTCGAAGCAGCGGTTAATGTCTCAGGGTTTTTGGTCTTCGAAGAAGGCGGATGAACTGTTGACCGGAGGACTTGGTCACGATGATTCCTGGAAGGCTTGTCAGAGTGAAAATACTGATGTCACTAAGGACGAAATTAATACGTCGATTGAAACCAGCTTTAATAACTGTGGAGGTGGTGTGGGTGACCAACGAAGTGCAGTTGAGGGCTCGACATGTGACCTCGAAGATatggaaaatttgaagctCAGAAATTCCTTTTCGATTAGCGAAGTTCTACAGAAACTTGCATTGTCTCCGTTCCGACTTCAGGAAACTGAACAGAGTTACAAGCTCAGGTCCAAAATTCGAGACATCGTTCGCTCACTCGCGATTTGTACGTGTGAAAAGCCGGTGACGGGACATAAGGTTACACGGTCTATTTCCATTCAAGCAATGATCTCATCATCTTCGTTGGAGCCGATAAAACATGAGAGGAAGGTACTTCCGGTGGAGTCGAAGTCTTCGAAGGCATTGAGTGTGTCTAAGATCTTGTCgtttgttgaaagaaaaatttttccgtcaAAATCTAAGGAAGACCCTGATCGCATGAGACGTGTAAGATGCAAGAGAACAGCACAGTTTGAACAATGTCCAAAACTATACGGAGCAGAGAAATTTAAGAAAGCTTCGGCGGTTGAAAATTGCCTGAAAGCAAAAGAAGAAGGTACGAGATGCAGGAGATCAGTACGACCTAACAAATCCGTGAAATCCCAGGAATCTTCGTCGTCTAGGGAGGCTGCTAAGCCGAAGAACAACAGCAAGTCTAAGGCCTGCGCAACGTTTGGAAAGCTAGTAAAGTCCAAAGAATTTACCAGCTTACAGAAACGTCCGTTACCAAAAGAACTTTTAGTATCTATAGCTTCTGAAATATCTTATGCTCTAGCGAGATCAAATTCGCCCGTTGGCTTTATGAATGCAAATGGACCCGACGACTTGTACGACATTTCCGTCACTGTGGAGGTCGAAGAAAGTTCTGAATCGTCGGACAATGACACAGAATCCGTATCACGACACACGCATTTACTTCCGTCAATGAAAAGCGTTAAATTGGGCACGTCCCAAAAATATCAAACTCACTATTCTTCAGAGAGCACGCCGTCATCGCCGTTattatcatcgtcgtcgttgtcgaaAAACGAAGTCATAGTGCGCGATAATTTTACAACCATGAACAAGTCGATGAGGTCTAGTAGCCATCGGGGTACAATTTCTGCCGATTCTTATGACCGCATGAGATGTCTGATCCGACAAAAGGTGTGCAAAAAATTGTCGGAGGCAGATGGCTGCAGGCCAAATTCTTcgaagacggttgtttccggtggaaaatattatttcagtaTTCCCAGTTCAAAGACGAGTCGAGTTCGTTTGAAGCATGAAATATCTGAATCTCCTTCAACCTCCCACGACAGCTTAGGGCTTCCGGTTTCCAACCCTTGTCGATATATGCCTGGAATATCACCATCCAGTTCGTCCCAGGGCTGTGAAAGTTTATCCAGAAAAATTCCAGACTGCTACTGCGTTGAGATTGAAAACGAAGATTGCACAAAATCTTCAGTAGCTGCAACCTTCGACAAAAATTCTACCTATGGATGTGTACAGGACAGATTAGCAAATAGGTACCTTGAGGATATCATTGATGATTACTCAGACGAAGATGAGGATTCCTCGAGAGATCTGGATGGCAAGTCAACTCGGGTGAGTGATTTTCGGCCTTGTATCGACGAGAAAGTAAAGAATGGTATGAGTAGCTACTGCAATCCCGGAATTACCATCGAAGAGAACAGTGACAGCTTTGGTCAGACGTTGGCAACATCAAACGACGACACGTCTGCTAACATCAGTCTGATTAATGACTCGACAGAGCATTCCAACTATTATTATCCCGAGTCGAAATCTTCGAAGAGCTACGTTGTCGGAAGAGGTACCGTTCAGAACATTCCAAGATTCAATGATTATCagaggtttgaaaaatttggatacACTCGTCGAGCTGGTGGTTGGTCCACATGTACCATTAGATCATCGAGTTTGTGGGACTTTCGAGACGATGATCCACCGAGTAATTGTCGTCTGAACGTAAGGAACACCAGAGCCGAGTTGCCGCAGCAGAAGACTTTTAGTGTATTCGAGAAGTACAAAAAGGGATTGCAAATCATCGACCGAACGCTTCGAGCCAAGTTACTGCAGTACGTCGATTTgtgcaaaaatgcaaagaacAGCTTTCAAAAGCAGGTTTGTCTCGACGATATGTGTGAAGCCAGCAGAACTTCCATTCTGCCCAGTGACTCAAGGAGGTATAAGTATAGTGGCGTCTATTTTGGTGGTTGAGGAAAGCTAATCAGTTGATTGTTCTAACTTTTGCGACTTGAGGTATAGCGAAGTACTGAAAGCTTTCGGTAAATTAAGATAAACACGTCTACTCATCGTATAAATACTTACCCATCTAGATGAAGATCCAGTATTTAAGATAAAGTAGGGTGCAATTGTACATTCCAAGGATGATGGCGCTTTGTTGGTTACTTAACGAGCTCATTGGCATTGCGGGTCACAGCTACCTCCTTTGGGCTGAGAAGCGGGTCCCCTTGGTTTTGTGAAGAATGCCTTATATTTGTCTTTAGCAGTCGctgtgagaatttttcgtgatTACCATtggatttttgaataaataaattgtaataagATCTATCAAATTACCTACTTCTTACTCAATGCTTGtacatattaataaaaaaaaaatttaatctcgaAATAAATGTCACTTTTGTGTGGAAAACCCAATTACATTACATTCATCTGTTTTACTGCAGATGTATGACATAATATGATTAAGTTTTGTAATGCTAGGCGATCGTTAAATAAAGTTATATACTTTTGAAACATGTTAgctgataaataaaaataaacctgtatctttaccattttttattcttacatttcaatttcacgaAAGCTATTATGTATCGGCgatgataaaatattcatgGGATTTTTTGAAAAGGCCATTGGGCACGTAATGGCACATTCTGTGGTAAGGGTTGCGGTAAGGGGTTGGGGATGTATATTAAAAGGGGGCTCAAGGAGTCCACGATACAAAGTGGCCGGTACCACATCACATCGTGAAACGACTGCGTGTGTCTGATCCTACTCTATACTTCGCTTTATCATTTATCTAGCAAATCGTgtgattcattcaattttttctctgtttcatttcattcatattACCTGAAAAGGCAGCTCGTCTGAACAAATTAATCCCAGATTAATCTCGGTGAACATGACCATTTCTAATTGGGCAAGAAAGATTGAAAGTCATTCACTGAACCTGAAGTATTTTATTCCAACGAATATTCTCGACAGTTGATCAATCTTTTTAAAATAGAAGCTAACTTGGTGGTGACAGAATTCTTCGGATTTGGCATATATCGTACtttgtcaaatttaatttatttaaa is a window from the Diprion similis isolate iyDipSimi1 chromosome 6, iyDipSimi1.1, whole genome shotgun sequence genome containing:
- the LOC124406495 gene encoding lipase member H-A-like, with the protein product MILSTNRYVPVFLALLCIRYEVTTFSNNSDVGKMINGMYKMWHCMTSDEHITPNEQNVLFRLYTRNNKDQSELLSLNNGEEVEALRLKVMRKKRGIPQQLSKDAIIQSEYFIVNADIKILIHGYSETISNTKMIDIKNVYLEKGEYNIIVVDWGALANSTCYIDAARAVSKVGDMIGRLLDQLILSGVPLTSIHIIGFSLGAHVAGFAGKNVKLGVIERITGLDPALPMFIAKDSAKRLHQTDAVYVDIIHTCAGTLGIKSHIGHADFYPNGGSDQSGCCNVLCSHSRAPIYYFESIRRPTGFRAVRCGSWKHFSHGDCDSNPYALMGDASNIRNRGTFYLRTSNATPYCLDIHNLET